In Synechococcus sp. RS9909, one genomic interval encodes:
- a CDS encoding DUF1825 family protein, whose protein sequence is MAFFDSEIVQEEAKRLFGDYQQLMQLGSDYGKFDREGKKKFIDTMEELMERYRVFMKRFELSEDFQAKLTVEQLRTQLGQFGITPEQMFEQMHTTLERMKSQLEQPPA, encoded by the coding sequence ATGGCCTTCTTTGACTCCGAAATCGTGCAGGAGGAGGCCAAGCGGCTGTTCGGTGACTATCAGCAGCTGATGCAGCTGGGGTCGGATTACGGCAAGTTCGATCGGGAAGGCAAGAAAAAGTTCATCGACACGATGGAGGAGTTGATGGAGCGCTACCGCGTCTTCATGAAGCGGTTTGAGCTGTCGGAGGATTTTCAGGCCAAGCTCACCGTGGAGCAGCTCCGCACCCAGCTGGGTCAGTTCGGCATCACGCCGGAACAGATGTTCGAGCAGATGCACACCACCCTGGAGCGGATGAAGAGTCAGCTCGAGCAGCCGCCCGCCTGA
- a CDS encoding response regulator transcription factor — MAAVPRTLPAFPPTVDLSSMIGDVQQHRRDSRAVLSHCRTAIASADRALLVSWMGWFEGMGPLVAATSTEEECLLSLQNSDADLLVCTDMLEIGSGPSLVRRAKEAHPGLKTLMLIQRPIVRTILEAVEAHCDGLCSHQSTGTGSVRTALAAIDSDGTYMDGVITGVLRHGRLGGSSGHGPLAELSLREEDVLRGLCRGMSNQEIADALVVSIDTVKSHVSSLLRKLPANDRTHAVVVAFREGLVELPNRPPRWRSGDQGR; from the coding sequence ATGGCGGCAGTGCCTCGGACGCTGCCAGCGTTCCCACCCACCGTGGATCTGAGCTCGATGATCGGCGATGTGCAGCAACATCGGCGCGACAGCCGCGCCGTTTTGAGCCACTGCCGAACGGCCATTGCCAGTGCCGATCGAGCCCTGCTGGTCAGCTGGATGGGGTGGTTTGAAGGCATGGGCCCCCTGGTGGCCGCCACCTCGACCGAGGAGGAGTGCCTGCTCAGCCTGCAGAACAGCGACGCCGACCTGCTCGTTTGCACCGACATGCTGGAGATCGGCAGCGGCCCCAGCCTGGTGCGCCGCGCCAAGGAGGCCCATCCGGGTCTCAAGACGTTGATGCTGATTCAGCGACCGATTGTGCGAACGATTCTGGAAGCAGTAGAGGCCCACTGCGATGGCCTCTGCTCCCACCAGAGCACCGGCACGGGGTCTGTACGAACCGCCCTCGCTGCGATCGACAGCGACGGGACCTACATGGACGGGGTGATCACCGGGGTGCTGCGTCATGGCCGCCTCGGCGGCAGCTCCGGCCATGGCCCTCTCGCCGAACTGAGCCTGCGGGAAGAGGATGTGCTGCGTGGCCTCTGCCGAGGCATGAGCAATCAGGAGATCGCCGATGCCCTGGTGGTGTCGATCGACACGGTGAAATCCCACGTGAGCAGCCTGTTGCGCAAACTGCCGGCCAATGACCGCACCCACGCCGTTGTGGTGGCGTTTCGCGAAGGGCTCGTGGAACTGCCCAACCGGCCGCCGCGCTGGCGCAGTGGCGACCAGGGTCGGTAA
- a CDS encoding leucyl aminopeptidase: MSFSRSPATLQNWSGSVLAVGIAANDPQGLIGQLEARLNSPLGSWLEKQRFQAKAGEVVSLQLLHQDLSRLVLVGLGDATTADGPTADVATLRQAAAALAKACIGLDGRAGVHLPWGSDGTGAAEAVAEAIRLSLYRDTRFRSQPEPRLQPDHFDLLGDLPADLSDALERVDAHCAGVELARELVAAPPNSVTPAALADTAAAIAAEHNLELQVLERGDCAARNMGAFLAVSQGSDLDPKFIHLTYRAPGPIQTRLVLVGKGLTFDSGGYNLKVGGAQIDMMKYDMGGSAAVFGAMRTIAQRRPAGLEVHMLVASCENMINGSAVHPGDIVTASNGTTIEINNTDAEGRLTLADALVYASGLKPDAIVDLATLTGACVIALGEEIAGLWSEHDPLADSLRQAAEQAGEGLWRMPMQTSYREGLKSTLADLKNTGPRPGGSITAALFLKEFVEGDIPWAHMDIAGTVWSDKGRGLDPAGATGYGVRTLVHWICSRADQASD; the protein is encoded by the coding sequence ATGTCGTTCTCACGATCACCTGCCACGCTCCAGAACTGGAGCGGTTCCGTGCTGGCCGTGGGGATCGCCGCCAACGACCCCCAGGGCCTGATCGGCCAACTGGAGGCGCGCCTGAACAGCCCGCTGGGCAGCTGGCTGGAGAAGCAGCGCTTCCAGGCCAAAGCTGGGGAGGTGGTCAGCCTTCAACTTCTCCACCAGGATCTGAGCCGTCTGGTGCTGGTGGGCCTGGGCGATGCGACAACGGCCGATGGACCGACAGCGGATGTCGCAACGCTGCGTCAGGCCGCGGCAGCGCTGGCCAAGGCCTGCATCGGCCTTGACGGTCGCGCCGGCGTCCATCTCCCCTGGGGAAGCGATGGAACCGGCGCCGCCGAGGCGGTCGCCGAAGCGATCCGGCTGTCGCTGTATCGCGACACCCGCTTCCGCAGCCAACCCGAACCACGCCTCCAGCCCGACCATTTTGACCTGCTCGGCGATCTGCCCGCCGACCTCAGCGACGCCTTGGAGCGGGTCGATGCCCATTGCGCCGGCGTTGAGCTGGCCAGGGAACTGGTGGCAGCGCCACCCAACAGCGTCACCCCGGCCGCTTTGGCCGACACCGCAGCCGCCATCGCCGCTGAGCACAACCTCGAGCTCCAGGTGCTGGAGCGGGGAGACTGCGCCGCGCGGAACATGGGCGCGTTTCTCGCGGTGAGTCAGGGCTCCGATCTCGATCCCAAGTTCATCCACCTCACCTACCGCGCACCCGGACCGATCCAGACCCGTCTGGTGCTGGTGGGCAAGGGGCTCACCTTCGATTCCGGCGGCTACAACCTCAAGGTGGGTGGCGCCCAGATCGACATGATGAAGTACGACATGGGGGGCAGCGCGGCGGTGTTCGGCGCGATGCGCACCATCGCCCAACGGCGACCGGCCGGCCTGGAGGTGCACATGCTGGTGGCCTCCTGCGAAAACATGATCAATGGGTCCGCCGTCCATCCCGGTGACATCGTCACCGCCTCCAACGGCACCACGATCGAAATCAACAACACCGATGCCGAAGGCCGTCTGACCCTGGCGGATGCGCTCGTGTACGCCAGCGGCCTCAAGCCCGACGCGATCGTGGATCTGGCCACGCTGACCGGAGCCTGTGTGATTGCCCTCGGCGAGGAAATCGCCGGTCTGTGGTCGGAGCATGACCCCCTGGCGGACAGCCTCAGGCAGGCGGCGGAGCAGGCCGGGGAAGGTCTGTGGCGCATGCCGATGCAGACGAGTTATCGCGAGGGGCTGAAATCAACCCTGGCGGATCTGAAAAACACTGGCCCCCGTCCCGGCGGCTCTATCACCGCAGCGCTCTTCCTGAAGGAATTCGTGGAGGGCGATATCCCCTGGGCCCACATGGATATCGCCGGCACCGTGTGGAGTGACAAAGGCCGGGGGCTCGACCCCGCCGGCGCCACCGGCTACGGAGTGCGCACCCTGGTGCACTGGATCTGCAGCCGAGCCGACCAGGCCAGCGACTAA
- the msrA gene encoding peptide-methionine (S)-S-oxide reductase MsrA → MTRRHWLRGLALGLLLLLSLQGTPAVAASVQEAVFAGGCFWCLEHDLEELPGVLSAESGYSGGHVLRPTYQQVSGERTGHQEAVRVRFDPERISYATLLRHYWRNVDPLDGGGQFCDRGDSYRPVIFTEGAQQAAKAKASVAAAAKELKLPSDRLKVQVRSAVRFWPAETYHQNYAERHPLRYRYYRFSCGRDQRLDAVWGERARRGDSWR, encoded by the coding sequence ATGACACGTCGCCATTGGCTGCGAGGCCTTGCCCTCGGTCTGCTGCTGCTGCTCAGCCTGCAGGGGACTCCCGCTGTCGCCGCATCCGTGCAAGAGGCGGTGTTTGCCGGTGGATGCTTCTGGTGTCTGGAGCATGACCTTGAAGAGCTCCCCGGCGTTCTCTCTGCTGAAAGTGGCTACAGCGGTGGCCATGTGCTCCGGCCGACTTACCAGCAGGTGAGCGGTGAACGCACGGGGCATCAGGAGGCGGTGCGCGTCCGTTTTGACCCGGAGAGGATCAGCTATGCCACCTTGTTGCGTCACTACTGGCGCAATGTGGACCCCCTCGATGGCGGCGGTCAGTTCTGCGATCGCGGCGATTCCTATCGCCCCGTGATCTTCACCGAAGGCGCCCAGCAGGCAGCCAAGGCTAAGGCCAGTGTCGCTGCTGCTGCAAAAGAACTCAAGCTGCCCTCCGATCGGCTCAAGGTGCAGGTCCGCTCAGCTGTGCGCTTCTGGCCAGCTGAAACGTATCACCAGAATTACGCGGAGCGGCATCCCCTGCGTTACCGCTATTACCGATTCAGCTGCGGGCGCGATCAACGGCTGGACGCGGTCTGGGGTGAGCGGGCACGGCGCGGCGATTCCTGGCGTTGA
- the lpxB gene encoding lipid-A-disaccharide synthase codes for MVRILISTGEVSGDLQGSLLIEALHRQAKRLGLALDVLALGGERMREAGAELLADTAPMGAIGLWEALPLVVPTLRLQARVNQLLRSRPPDVVVLIDYMGANVRLGRDLRRRLPHVPITYYIAPQEWAWRMGDGGTTRLLRFTDRILAIFPAEAEFYAARGAEVTWVGHPLLDLAAHRPSRSEARRTLALPAEAPLLLLLPASRPQELRYLMPVLVDAAARLQAADPALEVMVPAGLAAFEESLRQALQEAGVRGRVIAAADADRLKPSLFAAADLALGKSGTINLELALHGVPQVVGYRVSRLTALVARHLLRFQVDHISPVNLLLGERLVPELLQDAFTAEALVREAQPLLGDRSCRDHMLAGYARLSATLGSPGVTDRAAVAILESVQPCSR; via the coding sequence ATGGTCCGCATCCTGATCAGCACCGGCGAGGTGTCCGGTGATCTGCAGGGGAGCCTTCTCATCGAAGCCCTCCATCGTCAGGCGAAGCGGCTCGGCCTTGCGCTGGACGTGCTTGCCCTCGGTGGTGAACGCATGCGTGAGGCTGGCGCTGAGTTGCTCGCCGACACGGCGCCGATGGGGGCGATCGGCCTGTGGGAGGCACTGCCCCTGGTGGTGCCCACCCTGCGGCTTCAGGCCCGGGTCAATCAGCTGCTGAGGTCTCGACCGCCTGATGTGGTGGTGCTGATCGACTACATGGGGGCGAACGTGCGCCTGGGCCGCGATCTGCGGCGGCGTCTGCCCCATGTGCCGATCACGTATTACATCGCCCCGCAGGAATGGGCCTGGCGCATGGGCGATGGCGGCACCACGCGTCTGCTGCGTTTCACCGATCGCATCCTGGCGATCTTTCCTGCTGAAGCGGAGTTTTATGCCGCCCGCGGTGCCGAGGTCACCTGGGTGGGCCATCCGCTCCTCGATCTGGCGGCCCATCGCCCTTCCCGTTCGGAAGCTCGCCGCACCCTGGCGCTCCCCGCCGAGGCTCCCCTGCTGTTGCTGCTGCCCGCCTCCAGGCCCCAGGAGCTGCGCTATTTGATGCCGGTTCTGGTGGATGCCGCTGCCCGGTTGCAGGCTGCCGATCCAGCCCTTGAAGTGATGGTGCCCGCCGGGCTTGCGGCCTTTGAAGAGTCGCTGCGCCAGGCTCTGCAGGAGGCCGGCGTGCGGGGGCGCGTCATCGCAGCCGCCGACGCCGACCGTCTCAAGCCCAGCCTCTTCGCCGCCGCGGATCTGGCCCTGGGGAAATCGGGAACGATCAACCTGGAGTTGGCCCTGCATGGGGTCCCCCAGGTGGTGGGGTACCGGGTGAGCCGACTCACGGCCTTGGTGGCTCGCCATCTGCTGCGCTTTCAGGTGGACCACATTTCCCCGGTCAACCTGCTGCTGGGGGAGCGGTTGGTGCCCGAACTGCTCCAGGATGCGTTCACGGCCGAAGCGCTGGTGCGCGAGGCCCAGCCGCTCCTGGGTGACCGTTCCTGTCGCGATCACATGCTGGCCGGCTATGCCAGGCTCAGCGCCACCCTCGGCAGCCCCGGTGTCACCGATCGAGCCGCCGTCGCCATCCTCGAGTCGGTGCAGCCATGCTCTCGATGA
- the lpxA gene encoding acyl-ACP--UDP-N-acetylglucosamine O-acyltransferase: MPETPSPSVISEDSAVQIHPLAVVDPRAELAEGVVIGPGAVVGPGVRIGANSWIGPHVVLDGRLTIGSSNRIFPGACLGQEPQDLKYRGAPTEVVIGDHNTIRECVTINRATDEGEVTRIGDHNLLMAYCHLGHNCLLGNGIIMSNGIQVAGHVEIEDRAVIGGCLGIHQFVHIGGLAMVGGMTRVDRDVPPYCLVEGHPGRVRGLNRVGLRRRGLDQSNGGEELRQLQDIWTLIYRSDLVIAESLRQARQTALLPAADHLCSFLEASITKGRRGPMPAAGGR; this comes from the coding sequence ATGCCGGAGACCCCTTCCCCATCGGTCATCAGCGAGGATTCGGCGGTGCAGATCCATCCTCTGGCTGTTGTGGACCCCAGGGCCGAGCTGGCCGAAGGGGTTGTGATCGGACCTGGCGCCGTGGTCGGTCCTGGCGTGCGGATCGGTGCCAACTCCTGGATCGGTCCCCATGTCGTGCTCGATGGCCGTCTGACCATCGGTAGCTCGAATCGCATCTTCCCAGGTGCCTGTCTTGGCCAGGAACCTCAGGATCTGAAGTATCGCGGTGCCCCGACGGAGGTAGTGATCGGCGATCACAACACCATCCGTGAATGCGTCACCATCAATCGCGCCACCGATGAGGGGGAAGTCACCCGAATTGGCGACCACAACTTGTTGATGGCCTACTGCCATCTCGGTCACAACTGTCTGCTCGGCAATGGGATCATCATGTCCAACGGCATCCAGGTGGCCGGCCATGTGGAGATTGAAGATCGTGCCGTGATTGGTGGCTGTCTCGGCATTCATCAGTTTGTGCACATCGGCGGCTTGGCGATGGTCGGCGGCATGACCCGGGTGGATCGGGATGTGCCGCCTTACTGCCTGGTGGAAGGGCACCCCGGTCGGGTTCGGGGACTGAATCGGGTGGGGCTGCGGCGCCGTGGCCTGGATCAGAGCAATGGAGGGGAGGAGCTGCGTCAGCTTCAGGACATCTGGACCCTGATTTATCGCTCTGATCTGGTGATCGCCGAAAGCCTCCGTCAGGCGCGCCAGACGGCTCTTCTGCCGGCTGCAGACCATCTCTGCAGCTTCCTGGAGGCTTCCATCACCAAGGGGCGTCGTGGCCCGATGCCCGCTGCCGGCGGTCGCTGA
- the fabZ gene encoding 3-hydroxyacyl-ACP dehydratase FabZ produces MGLLPHRYPFALVDRVLEHEPGVRAVAIKNVTLNEPQFQGHFPDRPLMPGVLIVEAMAQVGGLIVTQMPDLPKGLFVFAGIDGVRFRRPVVPGDQLRICCELLSLKRQRFGKVKAEASVEGQLVCSGELMFSLVD; encoded by the coding sequence ATGGGCTTGTTGCCCCATCGCTATCCCTTCGCCCTAGTCGATCGGGTTCTGGAGCATGAGCCGGGAGTGCGGGCAGTGGCCATCAAGAATGTGACCCTGAACGAGCCGCAGTTTCAGGGTCATTTCCCCGATCGTCCCTTGATGCCCGGGGTGCTGATCGTGGAGGCGATGGCCCAGGTGGGCGGACTGATCGTCACCCAGATGCCCGACCTCCCCAAGGGACTGTTCGTGTTTGCAGGCATTGATGGAGTCCGTTTTCGGCGACCTGTGGTGCCCGGCGATCAGCTGCGAATCTGCTGCGAGCTGCTCAGTCTGAAGCGGCAGCGCTTCGGCAAAGTGAAAGCGGAAGCCTCGGTGGAGGGTCAGCTCGTCTGCTCCGGTGAGCTGATGTTCTCCCTGGTGGACTGA
- the lpxC gene encoding UDP-3-O-acyl-N-acetylglucosamine deacetylase, which produces MASWPADYNDSWTLASPVRRTGVGLHSGASVSVTLRPSERAGYHVRWAEASASSEPVSLSPAQVRDSQLCTTLDLGERRLATVEHLLAALAGTGLSHVELEVSGPEVPLLDGSALGWVEAIDEAGFAPAATSRRPGPRLTAPITRHRGSSVITATPAERFQLVGVIDFPQVAIGRQQLAITLTPERFVREIAPARTFGFRDQVDQLRAAGLIQGGALDNALVCDGEHWLNPPLRFVDEPVRHKLLDLIGDLALVGFPQAQVLVYRGSHGLHTDLAAALADLSSSPR; this is translated from the coding sequence ATGGCCTCCTGGCCTGCCGATTACAACGACTCGTGGACCCTCGCCTCGCCTGTGAGGCGCACCGGGGTTGGCCTGCACAGCGGTGCTTCGGTGTCGGTGACGCTCAGGCCGTCCGAACGGGCTGGATATCACGTGCGTTGGGCCGAGGCCTCTGCCTCTAGTGAGCCTGTCAGCCTCAGCCCGGCCCAGGTGCGCGACAGCCAGCTCTGCACCACCCTGGATCTGGGGGAGCGGCGCCTGGCCACGGTGGAGCATCTACTGGCCGCACTGGCCGGCACAGGGCTGAGTCATGTGGAGTTGGAGGTGAGCGGACCGGAGGTCCCCCTACTGGATGGTTCTGCCCTCGGTTGGGTGGAGGCGATCGACGAGGCGGGCTTTGCTCCAGCAGCGACGTCACGCCGACCCGGCCCCAGGCTCACGGCCCCGATCACGCGTCATCGTGGCAGCAGTGTGATCACGGCCACTCCCGCCGAGCGTTTTCAGTTGGTCGGGGTGATCGACTTCCCCCAGGTGGCGATCGGGCGGCAGCAGTTGGCGATCACCCTGACGCCCGAACGCTTTGTGCGGGAGATTGCCCCAGCGCGCACCTTCGGCTTTCGCGACCAGGTGGATCAGCTGCGCGCTGCGGGGCTGATTCAGGGAGGCGCTCTCGACAACGCCCTGGTGTGTGATGGAGAGCACTGGCTCAACCCACCGCTGCGCTTCGTGGATGAACCGGTGCGCCATAAGCTCTTGGACCTGATCGGGGATCTGGCCCTGGTGGGGTTCCCCCAGGCACAGGTGCTCGTGTATCGGGGCTCCCACGGCCTGCACACCGATCTGGCTGCTGCCCTGGCAGATCTCTCTTCCTCCCCTCGCTGA
- a CDS encoding BamA/TamA family outer membrane protein, whose amino-acid sequence MVNFSSSRTTDAVRRGALGLALALPLMASPALRAQENPAEQQQEQPLTETVEVEVEQVDVEKIEVEEVLPSQQQPAAEQQLPPEQQPAVQEPLEQAPAQPRVLISEVVIEGIAGHPEQERLELAAYDAMTVRPGSRVTRDQLKTDLDAIYATGWFSDVRIEPINGPLGVQLLVKVVPNPVLTQVELEPDDTKMPPEVVEQTFSSDYGRTLNLNELQLRMKELQGWYAKEGYSLARVSGPSRVSPEGVVQLKVVIGTVAGVEVQFLNREGESTNDKGEPIKGKTKPWVVTREISIKPGEPFNRNQLEGDIKRLYSTSLFSDVKVTLKPVAGEPGTVNIILGIVEQSTGSLSGGLGYSQSQGVFGQVQLQDSNLFGRAWNLALNLTYGQYGGLANFTFTDPWIKGDKWRTSFRTSLFLSREVPQVFQSQNNGSIVTVDDYVNNNSTYAYEINTDNNPAGRKFDNVANADKQFPEYSWFDFEGDSVALQRVGGNIVFARPLNGGDPYKIVPWNVLAGLNIQNVRPINFAGDSRPYGVPNENINNDRIPNDEIICIAYSSNSSDCATENNLASVRFAATYNKLNDPRNPTSGNFLSLGTEQFVSVGANSPTFNRLRASYTQFFPVNWLKIAKGCRPKPGEKANCPQAIGIQLKAGTVIGQLPPYEAFCLGGSNSVRGWYDCDLGVGRSFGEATIEYRFPIISIFAGELFVDAGTSFGSQANVPGKPGELLDKPGSGFSIGTGVIVTTPVGPLRLEVASQDFTGDWRFNLGVGWKF is encoded by the coding sequence ATGGTCAATTTCTCCTCAAGCCGGACCACGGACGCCGTTCGGCGGGGAGCTCTGGGTCTTGCTCTGGCCTTGCCCCTGATGGCCAGCCCAGCCCTGAGGGCCCAGGAGAATCCAGCAGAGCAGCAGCAGGAGCAGCCTCTGACCGAGACGGTGGAGGTTGAGGTGGAGCAGGTGGACGTGGAAAAAATTGAGGTGGAGGAGGTCCTCCCTTCCCAGCAGCAGCCCGCAGCCGAGCAGCAGCTGCCCCCTGAGCAACAGCCTGCGGTGCAGGAGCCCCTGGAGCAGGCGCCGGCCCAGCCTCGGGTGCTGATCAGTGAGGTGGTGATCGAAGGCATTGCCGGTCATCCGGAACAGGAGCGCCTCGAGCTGGCGGCCTACGACGCGATGACGGTGCGTCCGGGCAGTCGCGTCACCCGCGACCAGCTCAAAACCGATCTGGATGCGATCTACGCCACCGGCTGGTTTTCCGATGTCCGGATCGAGCCGATCAATGGCCCCCTGGGCGTGCAGCTGTTGGTGAAGGTGGTGCCCAACCCCGTGCTGACCCAGGTTGAGCTTGAACCCGACGACACCAAGATGCCGCCGGAGGTGGTTGAGCAGACGTTCAGTTCCGACTACGGCCGCACGCTCAACCTGAATGAGCTCCAGTTGCGGATGAAGGAGCTGCAGGGTTGGTATGCCAAGGAGGGCTACTCGCTGGCACGGGTCTCCGGGCCCAGTCGGGTCAGCCCCGAGGGTGTGGTGCAGCTCAAGGTGGTGATCGGCACTGTGGCCGGTGTGGAGGTGCAGTTCCTGAACAGGGAGGGCGAGAGCACCAACGACAAGGGTGAGCCGATCAAGGGCAAGACCAAGCCCTGGGTGGTGACACGGGAAATCTCGATCAAGCCCGGTGAACCGTTCAACCGCAATCAGCTGGAAGGTGACATCAAACGCCTTTACAGCACCTCGCTGTTCAGTGATGTGAAGGTGACCCTGAAGCCGGTGGCCGGTGAGCCTGGCACCGTCAACATCATTCTTGGCATTGTGGAGCAATCCACGGGCTCCCTCTCCGGTGGTCTCGGGTACAGCCAGAGTCAGGGTGTGTTCGGCCAGGTGCAGCTCCAGGACAGCAACCTGTTCGGGCGGGCCTGGAATCTGGCGCTCAACCTTACCTATGGCCAGTATGGCGGCCTGGCGAATTTCACCTTCACCGATCCCTGGATCAAAGGGGATAAATGGCGAACCTCCTTCCGCACCTCGTTGTTCCTGAGCCGGGAAGTTCCCCAGGTCTTCCAGAGTCAGAACAACGGCAGCATCGTCACGGTGGATGACTACGTCAACAACAACTCCACCTACGCCTACGAGATCAACACCGACAACAATCCCGCGGGGCGAAAGTTTGACAATGTTGCCAATGCCGACAAGCAATTCCCTGAATACAGCTGGTTTGACTTCGAGGGTGATTCCGTTGCTTTGCAGCGGGTCGGCGGCAATATTGTGTTTGCCCGGCCGCTCAACGGTGGTGATCCCTACAAGATCGTACCCTGGAATGTTTTGGCTGGATTGAACATCCAGAATGTGCGTCCGATCAATTTCGCTGGGGATTCGCGTCCCTACGGCGTTCCTAATGAAAATATCAACAATGATCGGATTCCGAATGATGAGATCATCTGTATTGCCTACAGCAGCAATTCCTCCGATTGCGCCACCGAAAATAATCTGGCCAGCGTGCGCTTCGCCGCCACCTACAACAAGCTGAACGATCCACGCAATCCCACCTCCGGTAATTTCCTCAGCCTGGGAACCGAGCAATTCGTTTCCGTGGGGGCCAATTCCCCCACCTTCAACCGCTTAAGGGCCAGTTACACCCAGTTCTTCCCTGTGAACTGGCTCAAGATCGCGAAGGGTTGTCGTCCCAAGCCCGGCGAGAAGGCCAATTGCCCCCAGGCGATTGGCATCCAGCTGAAGGCGGGCACCGTCATCGGTCAGCTTCCCCCCTACGAAGCCTTCTGCCTGGGCGGCTCCAATTCCGTGCGCGGTTGGTATGACTGCGATCTGGGTGTGGGCCGCAGCTTCGGTGAGGCCACGATTGAATACCGCTTCCCGATCATCAGCATTTTTGCCGGTGAACTCTTCGTGGATGCCGGCACGTCCTTCGGTTCCCAGGCGAATGTTCCCGGAAAGCCGGGTGAGCTCCTCGACAAACCGGGATCAGGCTTCTCCATCGGTACCGGTGTGATCGTTACCACCCCGGTCGGCCCCTTGCGCCTGGAGGTGGCCAGCCAGGACTTCACCGGTGACTGGCGTTTCAACCTGGGTGTGGGCTGGAAATTCTGA
- the purC gene encoding phosphoribosylaminoimidazolesuccinocarboxamide synthase, with protein sequence MSVSTGPLLYEGKAKRVYASEYDDIVLVEFKDDATAFNALKREQLDDKGRLNCQISARLFELLERSGIPTHYQGLVGDTWMAVQRVDVIPLEVVLRNVATGSLCKQTPIQAGTALKPALLDLYYKDDGLGDPLLTESRLELLQLVSRERRQEMETLARRVNAVLGPFFRDLELQLVDFKLELGCNRSGELLVADEISPDTCRLWDLGILDPQDRILDKDRFRQDLGGLIEAYGEVYKRVQGCCPNPRNYR encoded by the coding sequence ATGAGCGTTTCCACCGGTCCCCTGCTCTACGAGGGAAAGGCCAAGCGTGTGTACGCCTCGGAGTACGACGACATCGTGCTTGTGGAATTCAAGGACGACGCCACCGCCTTCAATGCCCTCAAGCGGGAGCAACTGGACGACAAAGGGCGGCTGAACTGTCAGATCTCGGCTCGGTTGTTTGAGCTGTTGGAACGCTCCGGCATTCCGACGCACTACCAGGGCCTGGTTGGCGATACCTGGATGGCGGTGCAGCGGGTGGACGTCATTCCCCTTGAGGTGGTGCTACGCAACGTGGCCACAGGGTCGCTCTGTAAACAGACTCCGATCCAGGCTGGTACGGCGTTGAAACCGGCCCTGCTCGACCTCTATTACAAAGATGATGGCCTCGGAGATCCTCTGCTCACGGAATCCCGGCTCGAGTTGCTGCAGCTGGTGAGCCGGGAGCGACGTCAGGAAATGGAAACTCTGGCGAGGCGCGTGAATGCCGTGTTGGGGCCCTTCTTTCGGGATCTGGAGCTCCAACTGGTGGATTTCAAGCTGGAGCTGGGTTGCAATCGCAGCGGCGAGCTGCTCGTGGCGGATGAGATCAGCCCGGACACCTGCCGACTCTGGGACCTGGGCATCCTGGATCCACAGGACCGCATCCTTGACAAGGATCGCTTCCGCCAGGATCTGGGTGGGCTGATCGAGGCCTACGGGGAGGTCTACAAACGGGTCCAAGGGTGCTGCCCCAACCCCCGCAACTACAGGTAA